TTGCAGAAGTATTACATCAATACCATTGCTCATGTAGTACAAGATATTCTTGGTCATCCGGTAGGAATTTACATTACTGTTGCTCAAGGTGATGAAGTTTCTCATTTTAGTGAACGAGAGGTTTCTTGGGAATTACCAAATCCCAATACTATTTCTGAAGCTGTTCCTCATCATAATCATAAAACTACTGAATTAAACTCTAAATATGTCTTTTCCAGATTTGTAGTTGGTGCTAACAATCGGATGGCTCACGCAGCTTCTTTGGCAGTTGCAGAATCTCCAGGGAAAGAGTTCAATCCTTTGTTTTTATGCGGTGGTGTCGGTTTGGGTAAAACTCATCTCATGCAGGCTATTGGTCATTATCGCTGGGAAATTTGTCCTGATTGTAAAATATTTTATGTTTCTACTGAACAGTTTACTAATGATTTAATTACAGCGATTCGGAAGGATAGTATGCAGAGTTTCCGAGAGCATTACCGAGCCGCCGATCTTTTATTAGTTGATGATATTCAGTTTCTAGAAGGAAAAGAATACACTCAAGAAGAATTTTTTTATACTTTTAATACTTTACATGAGGCTGGAAAACAAGTTGTCATTGCTTCTGACCGTCCTCCTAACCAGATTCCGAGTTTACAAGAACGTCTTTGTTCTCGGTTTTCTATGGGGTTAATCGCGGATATCCAAAAGCCGGATTTAGAAACGAGAATGGCAATTTTACAGAAAAAAGCTGAGGATGAAAATATTAGTCTTCCCCGCGATGTGATTGAGTATATCGCTTCTAACTATACTTCTAATATTCGAGAATTAGAAGGAGCTTTAATTCGGGCGGTGGCTTATATTTCTATTTGGGGTTTACCGATGACAGTAGAAAATATTACACCAGTTTTAGAACCGCCTAATGAAAAAATGGCAGCTACCCCAGAAGCTATTTTAAAGGTTGTGGCGGATAATTTTGATGTTTTAATAGACGACCTGAAAGGTAACTCGCGCCGAAGAGAGATTAGCTGGGCGCGTCAAATAGGGATGTATTTAATGCGTCAACATACATCCTTGAGTTTGCCGAGAATTGGCGAGGAATTTGGTGGTAAAGACCATACAACGGTGATTTACAGTTGTGATAAAATTACCCAACTTCACCAGAGCGATCGCACTCTAGCACAAACCCTACGCCAACTGAGCGATCGCATCAATATCACTAGCCGTTCCCAAAAACCATCATAAAAATAGATGAAGTTTTCCACAACCCGCACTCTGAATAATTGGTTTAGATGGCTCAAGAATTAGTCAAGAATTAGTCAAGAATATTAAGTAACGTATAAAAATTGATTAAATTTAACTGAAATTGTGGAAAAAACTGTGGAAAACTTAGTATTTTCCTAGTTAAAATTAATTAAGTATAATTACCTTGTGGAAAAATATCAGAGTTTTTCCACAAGTTTTCCACAGATGTAAAGCAACTTGCCTAACGACTGCAACTGAACTGATTCTAACCTTGACAAATGGTTCACCCGATTGGGTGTATGCGATCGCAACATCCAGAACTACTCTGAAAGTAGAGCCACTTTTTTTTGCTGTTAGTGATCGTGCCGACAGCTAAAAAACTTTCACAATGGCTATGATTGCCTTGAATATTATGCCAATTGCTTATATATCAAAGGGTCTAAGAGTGGATGAAACTGTAAAATCACCGCATAAAGCAGATTTTTCACCAGAGAAGATCACTCTCTTGGAAACAACTGCCGCCAATTTACCGGGGATGATTTTTCAAATCCTGCAACGGCAGGATGGTTCTATATTTATCTCTTATATTAGTTCTGGTTGTAAATATTTGTATGAATTAGAACCAGAAGCTATACAGGCAGACTATCAGGTGCTATATAAACTGATTCATCCACAGGATATACAAGCTTTTGTAGAATCTATTACTGTTTGTCGCACCACTGGTAAACCTTGGTATTGGGAAGGTCGGATCGTTACGCCTAGTGGGAAAGTTAAATGGATTCAAGTTACTTCGCAACCCGCAATACAAGAAGCAGGCAATTTGCTTTGGAATGGCTTAGTTATGGATATTACAGAGCAAAAACAAGCCCAAGAAAAATTGCAAGCGTGTGAGGCGCGCTATCAAGCCATTTTAAATGCTATCCCTGATTTGATGTTTCGTATCAGCCGTGATGGCGAGTATCTAGATTTGAAAAGTGAGGGAGCAAATGTCACTCTTTCGCGAGAAGAAATAGTTGGCAAACATTTAGAAGAGTTATTACCTAGTGATGTTGCAGCTATTAGCCAAGTAGCGATCGCTAAAACTTTAGATTCTGGAACTTTGCAAACTTGTGAATATAAACTACCAACGCCTTTGGGAATCAGAGATTATGAGGCGCGGTTGGTAGTAAGTGGTCAAGATGAAGTCCTAGCAATTGTTCGGGACATCACAGATCGGAAACAAGGAGAAGTCGCTTTACAAAATCTTGCCCAAAAATTTGCCAAAGCTTTTAGTTGTAGCCCCGATTCAATTACTATTAGCACCTTACAAGAAGGATGTTTCATCGAAGTTAACGATAGTTTTGTAGAACTCTCAGGTTATGAACGAGATGAGGCGATTGGTAAAACTGCTTTTGAGTTAAATCTTTGGGTACACGATCGCGATCGCCTGAATTTAGTACAGGAGTTGCAAACTACAGGAGTTGCTCGGAACTTGGAAATTGAATTTCGGCAAAAGTCCGGCGAGATAATTACAGCGCTGCTTTCAGCCGAAGTCATTGATTTAAACGGCATTTCCTGCATTTTAGCAGTGCATCACGACATTACAGAACGCAAACAGGTAGAAGCACAATTACGCCTTTGTGCC
This Nostoc sp. C052 DNA region includes the following protein-coding sequences:
- the dnaA gene encoding chromosomal replication initiator protein DnaA → MEIPIESLWSQVLERLKLELSRPTFETWIKTASAERLENNCLVIRTPNPFARNWLQKYYINTIAHVVQDILGHPVGIYITVAQGDEVSHFSEREVSWELPNPNTISEAVPHHNHKTTELNSKYVFSRFVVGANNRMAHAASLAVAESPGKEFNPLFLCGGVGLGKTHLMQAIGHYRWEICPDCKIFYVSTEQFTNDLITAIRKDSMQSFREHYRAADLLLVDDIQFLEGKEYTQEEFFYTFNTLHEAGKQVVIASDRPPNQIPSLQERLCSRFSMGLIADIQKPDLETRMAILQKKAEDENISLPRDVIEYIASNYTSNIRELEGALIRAVAYISIWGLPMTVENITPVLEPPNEKMAATPEAILKVVADNFDVLIDDLKGNSRRREISWARQIGMYLMRQHTSLSLPRIGEEFGGKDHTTVIYSCDKITQLHQSDRTLAQTLRQLSDRINITSRSQKPS